In the genome of Cynocephalus volans isolate mCynVol1 chromosome 15, mCynVol1.pri, whole genome shotgun sequence, one region contains:
- the IDO2 gene encoding indoleamine 2,3-dioxygenase 2, with protein sequence MEPQRQTVKAMLPLSLGRFHISEEYGFLLPSPLKELPDPYRPWMEIANDLPHLIESHQLRAHVTKMPLLSCRFLKSYREQRLAHLVLSFITMGYVWQEGDTQPEEVLPRNLALPFVEVSRNLGLPPILVHSDLVLTNWTKKNAEGPLEIGNLETIISFPGGESLRGFILVTALVEAAAVPGIKALAQAVNAILQTSQDTLLQALQQLRLSIEDITRTLGQMHDYVDPDIFYAVIRIFLSGWKDNPAMPVGLIYEGVCTEPLKYSGGSAAQSTVLHAFDALLGVRHSKGSADFLYRMRDYMPPCHKAFIEEIHAAPSLRDYVLSCGHGYLLTAYNQCLEALAALRSYHVTVVTKYLITAAAKAKGRRPNRLPGPPQALEFTGTGGTAALSFLKSVRDKTLEAILHPRG encoded by the exons AAAGAACTTCCAGATCCTTACAGGCCTTGGATGGAAATTGCCAACGACCTTCCTCACCTGATTGAGAGTCACCAGCTTCGCGCTCATGTGACCAAG ATGCCCCTCCTGAGCTGCCGGTTCCTCAAGAGTTACCGCGAGCAGCGCCTGGCCCACTTGGTCCTGAGCTTCATCACCATGGGGTATGTCTGGCAGGAGGGGGACACCCAGCCTGAAGAG GTTCTGCCGAGAAATCTTGCCCTTCCTTTTGTGGAAGTCTCCAGGAACTTGGGGCTTCCTCCTATCCTGGTCCACTCAGACCTGGTGCTGACAAACTGGACGAAAAAGAATGCAGAAGg ACCCCTGGAAATTGG GAACCTGGAGACCATCATCTCATTTCCTGGGGGAGAGAGCCTGCGTGGCTTCATACTGGTGACTGCTTTGGTAGAGGCAGCAGCAGTTCCTGGGATTAAG GCACTTGCTCAGGCAGTGAATGCCATCTTGCAGACCAGCCAGGACACCCTGCTGCAGGCCCTGCAGCAGCTGAGACTCTCCATTGAGGACATCACCAGGACCTTAGGACAAATGCACG ATTATGTAGATCCAGACATATTTTATGCAGTCATCCGTATCTTTCTGTCAGG ATGGAAGGATAACCCGGCAATGCCTGTGGGGCTGATATACGAGGGAGTCTGCACAGAGCCCCTGAAATACTCCGGGGGCAGCGCAGCTCAGAGCACGGTGCTTCACGCCTTTGACGCGCTCTTAGGCGTTCGTCACAGCAAGGGGAGTG CCGACTTTCTGTACAGAATGAGGGACTACATGCCTCCCTGCCATAAGGCCTTCATAGAAGAAATCCACGCAGCTCCCTCTCTGAGGGATTACGTCCTGTCCTGCGGACACGGCTACCTTCTGACAGCCTATAACCAATGTCTGGAGGCCCTGGCAGCACTGCGCAGCTATCACGTCACTGTGGTGACCAAATATCTCATCACAGCGGCAGCCAAGGCAAAAGGCAGGAGGCCAAACCGTctcccagggccacctcaggctTTAGAATTCACAGGCACAGGCGGGACTGCAGCTTTAAGCTTCCTAAAGAGTGTGAGGGACAAGACCTTAGAGGCAATCCTACACCCACGTGGTTAG